The following proteins are encoded in a genomic region of Chiroxiphia lanceolata isolate bChiLan1 chromosome 18, bChiLan1.pri, whole genome shotgun sequence:
- the TMEM119 gene encoding transmembrane protein 119: MGSAMWLLLLALLVAPAHTAAPRHPPVLPDTGGSGDGDEASATPPAPPATPRISPTVGDAGGTTVTNSSAPGVLDGLVDFFKEYLLLVVVVGSLSFVLLFIICAAVIVRQKHKASAYYPSSFPKQKYVDERDKVGGPRAFSEVPDKAPEPGAEEPLDGSRQLQADILAAAQSLKSPPRAPLANGAQAEQNPTGEEEKEEEEGSKKLADDQPAKPSPQNPGVEEVAGATGAGGKETPDVPQDGSSAPSGV, from the coding sequence ATGGGGTCGGCgatgtggctgctgctgctggcgctGCTGGTGGCCCCAGCACACACGGCAgccccccggcaccccccggTGCTGCCGGACACGGGGGGCAGTGGGGACGGGGATGAGGCGTCGGCCACACCACCCGCCCCCCCGGCGACCCCCCGGATCAGCCCCACGGTGGGGGACGCAGGGGGGACCACCGTGACCAACAGCTCTGCCCCGGGAGTGCTGGACGGGCTGGTGGACTTCTTCAAGGAGtacctgctgctggtggtggtggtgggctCGCTGTCCTTCGTGCTCCTCTTCATCATCTGCGCCGCCGTCATCGTGCGCCAGAAGCACAAGGCCTCCGCCTACTACCCCTCGTCCTTCCCCAAGCAGAAGTACGTGGATGAGCGGGACAAGGTGGGGGGGCCCCGGGCCTTCAGCGAGGTGCCCGACAAGGCCCCCGAGCCGGGCGCGGAGGAGCCGCTGGACGGCAGCCGGCAGCTCCAGGCGGACATCCTGGCAGCGGCCCAGAGCCTCAAATCCCCCCCCAGGGCACCGCTGGCCAACGGGGCCCAGGCTGAGCAGAATCCCACcggggaagaagagaaggaagaagaggaaggaagcaaGAAGTTGGCGGATGACCAACCTGCTAAGCCCTCTCCCCAAAATCCAGGCGTGGAGGAAGTGGCAGGAGCGACGGGAGCAGGGGGCAAGGAGACCCCTGACGTGCCCCAGGATGGCTCCTCAGCCCCCTCTGGAGTCTGA